Proteins co-encoded in one Medicago truncatula cultivar Jemalong A17 chromosome 8, MtrunA17r5.0-ANR, whole genome shotgun sequence genomic window:
- the LOC25501725 gene encoding uncharacterized protein: protein MPPTNFFSHKKSKATRRMSSRQRPLHACGVSIIAIGDIAIGKTQNINGPLGSTLRNMSKLAKFVTPLIYAIQYQWLTILAFIDDRILAAENITEKLFPPSRYAFDKIDEIVLMILSSPDKIDGALNKYVPAIIHHVPLLEWTLKIVMSKLNCLDSNWGNENSSLNEKTIGVDRNCCNESELESGASEEYLNLPMDPSSVESFPPIPEAEPKGVVKTVSCSHNLKGSYKEALLESSEKKMDNDECQEKEIKSDECQEKAIKSDECQEKEIKSDEKSIEKECEIVEKVEKSETVPYDPLMELFESAWLMNPGSFWDKAEKERD from the exons ATGCCACCCACCAATTTCTTTTCTCAT AAGAAGTCAAAGGCAACAAGAAGAATGAGTTCAAGGCAACGTCCCTTACATGCATGTGGAGTTTCAATCATAGCAATTGGTGACATTGCCATAGGAAAAACCCAAAATATCAATGGACCATTAGGTTCAACATTAAGAAACATGTCAAAATTGGCCAAATTTGTCACACCTTTAATTTATGCCATTCAATACCAATGGCTAACAATCCTAGCATTCATTGACGATCGCATCCTAGCAGCCGAAAACATCACAGAGAAATTGTTTCCTCCTTCAAGGTACGCGTTCGACAAAATCGATGAAATTGTGTTAATGATACTTTCATCGCCAGATAAAATCGATGGTGCATTGAACAAGTATGTCCCTGCAATAATCCATCATGTGCCATTATTGGAATGgacattgaaaattgtaatgTCAAAGTTGAATTGTTTGGATTCCAATTGGGGGAATGAAAATTCAAGTTTGAATGAGAAAACTATAGGTGTTGATAGGAATTGTTGCAATGAGAGTGAGTTAGAATCAGGTGCATCTGAGGAGTACCTTAACCTTCCAATGGATCCATCAAGTGTTGAAagttttcctcctataccagaAGCTGAACCTAAAGGTGTTGTTAAGACAGTGTCTTGTAGTCACAACTTAAAAGGGTCATACAAAGAAGCATTATTGGAGAGTAGTGAGAAGAAAATGGATAATGATGAATGTCaagaaaaagagataaaaagtgATGAATGTCAAGAAAAAGCGATAAAAAGTGATGAATGTCAAGAAAAAGAGATTAAAAGTGATGAGAAAAGTATTGAGAAAGAGTGTGAAATTGTTGAGAAAGTTGAGAAAAGTGAAACTGTGCCATATGATCCACTTATGGAGTTGTTTGAGTCTGCATGGCTCATGAATCCTGGCAGTTTCTGGGATAAagcagagaaagagagagattaG
- the LOC25501726 gene encoding U-box domain-containing protein 6 — MMDVAAEVEENLFAVSDAKLHGQMCKALSVIYCKVLSIFPSLEAARPRSKTGIQALCSLHVALEKAKNVLHHCSVCSKLYLAVTGDSVLLKFEKAKCALEDSLRRVEDIVPQSIGCQVQEIVNEFADVEFALDPLEKQVGDDLIALLQQGKKFDDDGESYELESFHQAATRLGITSSRVALAERRALKKLIDRARTEEDKRKESIVAYLLHLMRKYSKLFRNEFSDDTDSQGSGPCSPTVQGSIEDGVPVGHNQTFERQLSKLSSFNFKPNNNMEPGQMALPPEELRCPISLQLMYDPVIIASGQTYEKVCIEKWFGDGHSNCPKTQQNLPHLYLTPNYCVKGLVASWCEQNGIPIPEGPPESLDLNYWRLVLSESESTNSRSVNSVSSCKLKGVKVVPLEERCISEEYGENGAESSSAQEEDTEQYLSFLKVLTEGNNWKRKYEVVEQLRLLLRDDEEARIYMGANGFVQALVQFLQSAVHEKNLIAQESGAMALFNLAVNNDRNKEIMLSAGVLSLLEEMSSNTSSYGCATALYLNLSCLEEAKPMIGMSQAVQFLTRLLQSDYDIQYKQDALHALYNLSTVPSNIPYLLSSGIVNGLQSLLVDQSDDCTWTEKCIAVLINLATSQVGREEMVSNPGLISALASILDTEELEVQEQAVSCLLILCNRSEQCSDMVLQEGVIPALVSISVNGTPRGREKAQKLLMLFRQQRRDESPVEVHQCPPETSDLSVPPAEMKPLCKSISRRKTGKPFSFFWRSKSYSVYQC; from the exons ATGATGGATGTGGCCGCTGAGGTTGAAGAAAATCTGTTTGCTGTTAGTGATGCCAag TTACATGGACAAATGTGCAAGGCTCTTTCTGTAATCTATTGCAAAGTATTGTCAATATTTCCTTCTTTAGAAGCAGCCAGGCCTAGGAGTAAAACCGGAATTCAGGCATTATGTTCGTTACATGTAGCTTTGGAGAAAGCCAAGAATGTTCTTCATCATTGCTCAGTGTGTAGTAAACTTTACCTG GCTGTAACTGGGGACTCCGTTCTCCTAAAATTTGAGAAGGCTAAGTGTGCTCTTGAAGATAGTCTCAGACGGGTGGAAGATATTGTTCCACAATCCATTGGATGTCAG GTTCAGgagattgtgaatgaatttGCAGATGTAGAATTTGCACTCGACCCCTTAGAGAAGCAAGTTGGCGATGATTTAATTGCATTGCTCCAGCAGGGGAAAAAGTTTGATGACGATGGTGAAAGTTATGAGCTTGAATCTTTTCACCAGGCTGCTACTAGACTTGGAATCACATCTTCAAGAGTAGCTCTTGCTGAAAGAAGGGCTCTAAAGAAACTTATTGACAGGGCTCGGACTGAGGAAGACAAACGAAAGGAATCAATTGTTGCATATCTTTTGCATCTTATGAGGAAATACTCCAAGTTATTCAGAAATGAGTTTTCAGATGACACTGATTCTCAGGGTTCTGGTCCTTGTTCTCCCACTGTCCAGGGATCTATTGAGGATGGTGTTCCTGTTGGTCATAATCAGACCTTTGAAAGACAACTTTCAAAACTTAGTTCCTTTAATTTCAAGCCAAATAATAATATGGAGCCGGGGCAGATGGCTCTACCACCAGAAGAGTTAAGGTGTCCAATATCTCTTCAACTTATGTATGATCCTGTTATCATTGCTTCTGGGCAAACATATGAAAAGGTTTGCATAGAGAAATGGTTCGGTGATGGGCACAGCAACTGCCCGAAGACCCAACAAAACCTTCCACATCTTTACTTGACTCCTAATTACTGTGTTAAGGGTCTTGTTGCTAGTTGGTGTGAACAAAATGGAATTCCTATTCCTGAAGGCCCTCCAGAATCACTTGATCTTAACTATTGGAGATTGGTATTATCAGAGTCTGAGTCTACGAATTCAAGATCTGTAAATAGTGTCAGCTCTTGCAAGTTGAAGGGTGTCAAAGTGGTTCCTTTAGAAGAGAGGTGTATCTCGGAGGAATATGGGGAAAATGGAGCTGAAAGTTCATCTGCTCAAGAGGAAGACACTGAGCAGTATCTTAGTTTCCTGAAAGTCTTGACTGAGGGGAACAATTGGAAGAGGAAATATGAAGTGGTAGAACAGTTAAGGCTGTTGCTGAGGGATGATGAGGAAGCTAGGATTTATATGGGGGCTAATGGGTTTGTTCAAGCACTTGTTCAGTTTTTACAATCAGCTGTACATGAAAAGAATTTGATTGCTCAGGAAAGTGGAGCAATGGCTCTCTTCAACCTAGCTGTGAATAACGACAG AAATAAGGAGATTATGTTATCAGCCGGAGTTTTATCTTTGTTGGAGGAAATGAGTTCTAACACTAGTTCTTATGGTTGTGCAACTGCTCTGTATCTGAATCTCTCTTGCCTCGAAGAAGCCAAACCTATGATTGGCATGAGTCAGGCTGTACAATTCCTAACCCGGCTCCTTCAATCTGACTATGACATTCAATACAAGCAAGATGCTCTCCATGCTCTCTATAATCTTTCTACTGTGCCCTCCAATATTCCTTACTTACTTTCATCTGGCATTGTTAACGGCCTACAATCCCTTCTTGTAGACCAGAGTGATGATTGTACATGGACAGAAAAATGTATAGCTGTTTTGATAAATTTAGCCACTTCTCAAGTTGGAAGGGAGGAAATGGTTTCGAATCCTGGACTCATCAGTGCATTGGCTTCCATATTGGACACTGAGGAGCTTGAAGTGCAGGAGCAAGCTGTCTCTTGTCTCCTAATTTTGTGCAACAGAAGTGAGCAATGTTCTGACATGGTCCTGCAGGAAGGGGTTATACCTGCATTGGTATCAATATCAGTGAATGGGACCCCAAGAGGGAGAGAAAAAGCTCAGAAACTCTTGATGCTGTTCCGACAGCAGCGACGGGATGAATCACCTGTTGAAGTACATCAATGTCCTCCTGAAACTAGTGATTTGTCTGTGCCACCTGCTGAAATGAAACCTCTATGTAAGTCGATATCTAGAAGAAAGACCGGTAAACCTTTTAGCTTTTTCTGGAGAAGCAAGAGCTATTCTGTATACCAGTGTTGA